Proteins co-encoded in one Pyxidicoccus xibeiensis genomic window:
- a CDS encoding carboxypeptidase regulatory-like domain-containing protein yields the protein MRTRHRVLGLVVLGALTLLGLWLPRGGVQSRPDAPSPARAVHPRGSASFHRPPPQRTGEGPRLRGTVVDRFGAPVAGARVSATWPEPGQTLSERPCPRDASDSEDTPGQKLADCMVLARDLVLELVAAREGEVPLLAEATTADDGTFVLEGLPEGPLSLWVLSEHGADLRSGIPAGTEGVTLIMGRGRVVEGLVHGEGTPLAEVWVTVFDARNTRFFDATTGADGRFRVGPLPHGDLYVFAAHEGWLPALVPADEAKEVTLHRPRPLTGRVVSGRAPVPGVEVRMRPSVGPPGAGKRLAITDAEGRFTFMLPTDDEYMLTASHDGRYALARVEPGASPPEVLLELGSALHVEGRVSDDARRPVAGARVALYPDGDSPVGLETVTDTEGRYSMGPVEPGSWAFALQADRYVDPPEMLKRTLAPGMGPLDFTLARASAITGNVTDAEGRPVRGVELFLMRSPSDDDERMLRTSTDTDEDGRFVLDAEAPGDFVVEVRSSDHLDANFRVRAPSEDVHLTLRSGASVKGTVVDADGLPLENFLVELLDPELGEEVNRDAMTDAQGRFQLRGVKPGSYVLQAAMENQGFMRRPWREVSLSDGEQAEVELRLAPERSLSGVVVDGSGQPVDGALIRIHPPEEGVPPWKREGRRRQDGPPRGILSGPHGRFTVWHLAEPEYNVAASKDGYDFSAGSSVGGRPVEGVDPLLSKVAPWLRVGNDTLQVRLVMERRVHVSGRLVGPDDAPLQRFYLNGKPVEDPTGAFTLPLKSEEPTRLSFYVAGLPPLMLEVEPRAAGADLDLGSVRMPAARTVRGRVLDAETRAPVEEAHVYSTTRPGNGSTERFLRAADMTDAEGFFELSPVDTSHAFTLHVVAERRYPRRELTVAPGTETLTVLLTQGADVEAPVSGRLPLIFQEAAGGATVKLRAPDVRGWNIFLLPGSVPPPGTLAEMLHLIPLDLLSVKSADEATFLHVPEGRATAFLLGGSENGSRVHTEELDIPASGTESRELQPVWRTIDSK from the coding sequence ATGCGCACACGGCATAGGGTGCTCGGGCTCGTCGTCCTCGGAGCCCTCACGCTCCTGGGCCTGTGGCTGCCACGCGGCGGCGTGCAGTCCCGGCCCGATGCGCCCTCCCCGGCCCGGGCGGTCCATCCCCGGGGCTCCGCGTCCTTCCACCGTCCGCCCCCCCAGCGCACCGGTGAAGGCCCGCGCCTGCGCGGCACCGTGGTGGACCGCTTTGGCGCTCCCGTGGCTGGCGCCCGCGTCTCCGCCACGTGGCCAGAGCCCGGACAGACGCTGTCGGAGCGGCCCTGTCCCAGGGACGCCTCGGACTCCGAGGACACCCCGGGCCAGAAGCTCGCCGACTGCATGGTGCTGGCGAGAGACCTCGTCCTGGAGCTCGTCGCCGCGCGCGAGGGCGAGGTTCCCCTCCTCGCCGAGGCCACGACCGCCGACGACGGCACCTTCGTCCTCGAAGGACTGCCTGAGGGCCCGCTGTCGCTCTGGGTGCTGAGCGAGCACGGCGCGGACCTGCGCTCCGGCATCCCCGCGGGCACCGAAGGCGTGACGCTCATCATGGGCCGGGGCCGCGTGGTGGAGGGACTCGTTCATGGCGAAGGCACGCCCCTGGCCGAGGTGTGGGTAACAGTGTTCGACGCCCGCAACACCCGCTTCTTCGACGCGACCACCGGCGCGGACGGCCGCTTCCGCGTCGGCCCGCTGCCGCATGGCGACCTCTACGTCTTCGCCGCCCACGAGGGCTGGCTCCCCGCGCTCGTGCCGGCCGACGAGGCGAAGGAGGTGACACTCCACCGCCCGCGCCCACTCACCGGCCGCGTGGTCTCCGGCCGGGCCCCCGTGCCGGGCGTGGAGGTGCGCATGCGCCCCAGCGTGGGCCCTCCTGGCGCCGGCAAGCGCCTGGCCATCACGGACGCGGAGGGCCGCTTCACCTTCATGCTGCCCACGGACGACGAGTACATGCTCACCGCCTCGCACGACGGACGGTACGCGCTCGCCCGCGTGGAGCCCGGCGCGTCGCCTCCCGAAGTCCTCCTGGAGCTGGGCAGCGCCCTCCACGTCGAGGGCCGCGTGTCCGACGACGCACGGCGGCCCGTGGCTGGCGCTCGTGTGGCGCTGTACCCGGACGGGGACTCCCCCGTGGGACTGGAGACCGTCACGGACACGGAGGGGCGCTACAGCATGGGCCCGGTGGAGCCCGGCTCCTGGGCCTTCGCGCTGCAGGCCGACCGGTACGTCGACCCACCGGAGATGCTGAAACGCACGCTCGCTCCCGGCATGGGCCCCCTGGACTTCACCCTCGCCCGCGCGAGCGCCATCACCGGCAACGTCACCGACGCCGAGGGACGTCCCGTGCGGGGAGTCGAGCTGTTCCTCATGCGCAGCCCGTCGGATGACGACGAGCGCATGTTGCGGACGTCGACGGACACGGACGAGGACGGCCGCTTCGTCCTGGACGCGGAGGCTCCCGGGGACTTCGTCGTCGAAGTCCGCAGCTCCGACCACCTCGACGCCAACTTCCGCGTCCGCGCGCCGTCCGAGGACGTCCACCTCACCCTGCGCTCCGGTGCCTCCGTGAAGGGGACGGTGGTGGATGCGGACGGCCTCCCACTGGAGAACTTCCTGGTGGAGCTGCTGGACCCCGAGCTGGGCGAGGAGGTGAACCGGGACGCGATGACCGACGCGCAGGGACGCTTCCAGCTCCGGGGCGTGAAGCCCGGCAGCTACGTGCTGCAGGCAGCGATGGAGAACCAGGGCTTCATGCGCAGGCCCTGGCGTGAGGTGTCGCTGAGCGACGGCGAGCAGGCGGAGGTGGAGCTGCGACTGGCGCCAGAGCGCAGCCTGTCCGGTGTCGTGGTGGACGGCTCGGGCCAGCCCGTCGACGGAGCCCTCATCCGAATCCATCCTCCCGAGGAGGGAGTGCCGCCATGGAAGCGGGAGGGCCGCAGGCGCCAGGACGGACCGCCCCGGGGCATCCTCAGCGGCCCGCACGGCCGCTTCACCGTGTGGCACCTGGCGGAGCCCGAGTACAACGTGGCCGCCTCGAAGGACGGCTACGACTTCTCCGCCGGGAGCTCGGTGGGGGGCCGGCCCGTGGAGGGCGTGGACCCGCTGCTGTCCAAGGTGGCGCCGTGGCTGCGCGTCGGCAACGACACGCTCCAGGTGCGCCTGGTGATGGAGCGACGCGTCCACGTCTCCGGCCGGCTCGTCGGCCCCGATGACGCGCCCCTCCAGCGCTTCTACTTGAACGGCAAGCCCGTGGAGGACCCCACGGGCGCCTTCACCCTGCCCCTGAAGTCGGAGGAGCCCACACGGCTTTCCTTCTATGTGGCAGGGCTGCCTCCGCTGATGCTCGAGGTGGAGCCGCGCGCGGCGGGAGCGGACCTGGACCTGGGCAGCGTCCGGATGCCGGCGGCGCGCACGGTCCGCGGCCGGGTGCTCGACGCGGAGACGCGGGCCCCGGTGGAGGAAGCCCACGTCTACAGCACCACCCGGCCCGGCAATGGCTCGACGGAGCGCTTCCTGAGGGCCGCTGACATGACGGACGCGGAGGGGTTCTTCGAGCTGTCCCCCGTGGACACCTCGCACGCCTTCACCCTTCATGTCGTCGCTGAGCGCCGCTATCCGCGGCGGGAGCTCACCGTGGCCCCGGGAACGGAGACGCTGACGGTGCTGCTGACCCAGGGCGCCGACGTGGAGGCGCCCGTGAGCGGCCGGCTTCCCCTCATCTTCCAGGAGGCCGCGGGCGGTGCCACGGTGAAGCTGCGCGCGCCCGACGTCAGAGGCTGGAACATCTTCCTGCTCCCGGGCAGCGTGCCTCCGCCCGGGACGCTCGCGGAGATGCTGCACCTGATTCCCCTGGACCTGCTTTCCGTGAAGTCAGCGGACGAAGCCACCTTCCTCCATGTGCCCGAGGGTCGGGCCACCGCCTTCCTCCTGGGTGGCTCGGAGAACGGGTCGCGAGTCCACACCGAGGAACTGGACATCCCCGCCAGTGGCACGGAGTCACGAGAGCTACAGCCGGTGTGGCGGACAATCGATTCGAAGTAG
- a CDS encoding transposase, producing the protein MRTLPRVDLFAVRRALRPSSRPNGQHIGHILATYRGDEAAGQPRTWNQVEAYLGLVPSERSSGEKQRKGPITKAGNERVLGLRVQVALWLLWGRTPDGAPARMGRTDCRQARQEDSRGGAGATAGWNPLRDDARWDGVPPAEASRAGGRCMRSPQSAA; encoded by the coding sequence CTGCGAACATTACCGCGAGTAGACCTGTTCGCGGTACGGCGGGCCCTGCGTCCTTCCTCGCGGCCGAACGGTCAGCACATAGGTCACATCCTGGCTACGTATCGAGGAGATGAAGCGGCCGGCCAGCCACGGACGTGGAATCAGGTGGAGGCGTACCTGGGCCTGGTCCCCAGCGAGAGGAGTAGCGGGGAGAAGCAGCGCAAAGGCCCCATCACCAAGGCAGGCAACGAGCGGGTGCTCGGGTTGCGGGTCCAGGTGGCCCTCTGGCTGCTGTGGGGAAGAACCCCAGACGGCGCACCTGCGAGAATGGGCCGAACGGATTGCCGCCAGGCGCGGCAAGAAGACAGCCGTGGTGGCGCTGGCGCGACGGCTGGCTGGAATCCTCTTCGCGATGATGCGCGATGGGACGGAGTACCCCCCGCCGAAGCCAGCAGAGCTGGAGGCCGCTGCATGAGGTCGCCTCAGTCAGCCGCCTGA
- a CDS encoding iron chaperone: MAKNPRESQPIDAYLESLEDPAAKKTLGALRMQLRKLLPGATETVSYRMPTFKVDGNAVAGFAYLKTHCGYTTSKSGISFPPDKPLPAKLVKTLVQARLAEIATNGKKPSATKKKAAAKKARITDRVTDSAVKEATGRDWKGWMRALDTAGECRGARARVRGARRTREGMTTESREMPMPLPAYLQHASIIGRPVVHRWGPGDAMASFGNTNRTVENKLAALSFRALLGLAAALGEWMHRRFEHLHDDTELRLAIEAIWAASIDWRYLKLDTMRFPQDDVSPIHGPLQSFKWQLVQAADLFSELDFGLVRYLRGDANLVRFVLPDDKAFQAWFKAVLVRLPVESVPPARKTGHADPGDVDDDLLGVADTLWGTPLPREAFDPGFELSGVDRAARIDAMLAAIAATPNPYLRTAAELAAMGFASAPYRYSRP, from the coding sequence ATGGCGAAGAATCCGAGAGAATCGCAGCCGATCGACGCGTATCTGGAGAGCCTGGAGGACCCGGCGGCGAAGAAGACGCTGGGGGCGCTGCGCATGCAGCTCCGGAAGCTGCTTCCAGGCGCCACGGAGACCGTCAGCTACCGGATGCCCACCTTCAAGGTCGACGGCAACGCCGTGGCCGGCTTCGCCTACCTCAAGACCCACTGCGGCTACACCACGTCGAAGAGCGGCATTTCCTTCCCGCCCGACAAGCCGCTCCCGGCGAAGCTGGTGAAGACGCTCGTGCAGGCGCGGCTCGCGGAGATTGCCACGAACGGGAAGAAGCCCTCGGCCACCAAGAAGAAGGCGGCCGCGAAGAAGGCGCGCATTACCGACCGGGTGACTGACAGCGCCGTGAAGGAGGCGACCGGGCGGGACTGGAAGGGGTGGATGCGCGCGCTGGACACGGCCGGTGAGTGCCGAGGTGCGCGAGCACGGGTCCGGGGTGCTCGAAGGACTCGCGAAGGAATGACGACGGAGTCACGAGAGATGCCAATGCCGCTCCCAGCATACCTGCAGCACGCCTCCATCATCGGTCGTCCGGTCGTGCACCGGTGGGGACCGGGTGACGCGATGGCGTCGTTTGGCAACACGAACCGGACCGTCGAGAACAAACTCGCCGCGCTCTCGTTCCGCGCCCTGCTCGGGTTGGCGGCGGCGCTCGGAGAATGGATGCACCGCAGGTTCGAACACCTGCACGACGACACCGAGCTTCGCCTCGCCATCGAGGCAATCTGGGCCGCGTCCATCGACTGGCGCTACCTGAAGCTCGACACGATGCGCTTCCCCCAGGACGACGTGAGCCCGATCCACGGGCCGTTGCAGTCCTTCAAGTGGCAACTCGTGCAGGCCGCAGACCTCTTCTCCGAGCTCGACTTCGGACTGGTGCGTTACCTGCGCGGGGACGCGAACCTCGTGCGCTTCGTGCTGCCGGACGACAAGGCTTTCCAGGCCTGGTTCAAGGCGGTGCTCGTGCGCCTGCCCGTGGAGTCGGTCCCGCCTGCCAGGAAGACGGGGCATGCCGACCCTGGAGACGTGGACGACGACCTGCTCGGTGTCGCTGACACCTTGTGGGGCACGCCGCTGCCCCGGGAGGCCTTCGATCCTGGCTTCGAGCTCTCCGGCGTCGACCGCGCCGCCCGCATCGACGCCATGCTGGCGGCCATCGCCGCAACGCCCAATCCGTATCTCCGCACAGCGGCCGAGCTGGCCGCGATGGGCTTCGCGAGCGCACCCTACCGGTATTCGAGGCCCTGA
- a CDS encoding alpha/beta hydrolase family protein: MSQPTPAASTPSAPTPVLSISPIVLPAPGRPVALQVRVSAPVTGGELPIILLSHGHGRSNHLSSLNGYAPLANYLAAHGFVVIQPTHLDSKTLTLGADVPDAPLYWRSRAEDMSRILDQLDAIERAFPALAGRLDRSRVAVVGHSMGGHTASLLLGARHKELRDGTEVNLSEPRIKAGVLLAAPGRGDALSKFAAENYAFFSTIDFSRMTTPALVVAGDKDDSAHLTVAGAAWHADPYLLAPSPKSLVTLFDAEHGLGGVSGYDVAETTDENPERVAAVQLLIWAYLRTQLYPGDSAWREAQRALTGAAHPLGRVESK, translated from the coding sequence ATGAGCCAACCGACTCCCGCGGCCAGCACCCCCAGCGCACCCACGCCGGTCCTCTCGATAAGCCCCATCGTCCTGCCAGCTCCCGGCCGTCCTGTCGCTCTCCAGGTGCGAGTCTCCGCGCCCGTGACCGGAGGCGAGCTGCCCATCATCCTGCTCTCGCACGGCCACGGCCGCTCCAACCACCTCTCCTCGTTGAACGGCTACGCCCCACTCGCCAACTACCTGGCGGCCCACGGCTTCGTCGTCATCCAGCCCACCCATCTCGACTCGAAGACGCTCACCCTCGGCGCCGATGTCCCCGATGCGCCGCTGTACTGGCGCTCGCGGGCCGAGGACATGAGTCGCATCCTCGACCAGCTCGACGCCATCGAGCGCGCCTTCCCCGCGCTCGCCGGGCGCCTGGACCGAAGCCGGGTGGCCGTCGTCGGGCACTCGATGGGCGGGCACACCGCGAGCCTGCTGCTTGGCGCGCGGCACAAGGAGCTCCGTGACGGAACGGAAGTGAACCTCTCCGAGCCCCGCATCAAGGCGGGCGTGCTGCTCGCCGCGCCGGGCAGAGGCGATGCCCTCAGCAAGTTCGCAGCGGAGAACTACGCATTCTTCTCCACCATCGACTTCTCCAGGATGACGACGCCCGCGCTCGTGGTCGCCGGCGACAAGGATGACTCTGCCCACCTGACGGTCGCGGGCGCCGCCTGGCACGCCGACCCCTACCTCCTCGCCCCAAGCCCCAAGTCCCTGGTCACCCTGTTCGATGCAGAGCACGGGCTCGGCGGAGTCTCGGGATACGACGTCGCCGAGACCACGGACGAGAACCCCGAGCGAGTGGCTGCCGTCCAGCTTCTCATCTGGGCCTACCTCCGCACCCAGCTCTACCCCGGAGACTCCGCCTGGCGGGAAGCGCAAAGGGCGCTGACGGGCGCAGCCCACCCGCTCGGACGGGTCGAGTCCAAGTAG
- a CDS encoding helix-turn-helix domain-containing protein, translated as MQRTMDPAASTFSLSRFIEDVRDVVPVAGRASHERLPDGRTILVFRVLEEGRKGDVCVAGPRTRAHFKNATGFARAVVLQFKPGWSAPLLGVAASALTDRIVPLEDIWGRSGGDLCHELLAARSLPEMLDRVSHAVALRTRQTSDPASARLARRAVRLLEGDEVRVESVAKQLGVTARHLRRAFTESVGIGPKDFARAARLQRAVGMAATSKDWGHIAASAGYYDQAHLIANFRELVGLTPGAFLKREGARGAVADRLRDLGNGDASPCPVPVQA; from the coding sequence ATGCAGCGCACGATGGACCCTGCCGCCTCGACGTTCTCGCTCTCCCGCTTCATCGAGGATGTTCGCGATGTCGTGCCAGTCGCTGGACGCGCAAGTCACGAACGGCTGCCCGACGGAAGAACCATCCTTGTCTTTCGAGTGCTCGAGGAAGGGAGGAAAGGAGATGTGTGCGTCGCGGGCCCGCGAACGCGGGCGCATTTCAAGAACGCAACCGGCTTCGCGCGGGCGGTCGTCCTTCAGTTCAAGCCAGGCTGGTCGGCGCCGCTCCTGGGCGTGGCAGCGAGTGCGCTGACGGACCGCATCGTCCCGCTGGAGGACATCTGGGGCCGTTCGGGCGGCGACCTCTGCCACGAGCTCCTCGCGGCGCGAAGCCTGCCGGAGATGCTGGACCGAGTCTCCCACGCGGTCGCCCTTCGGACCCGCCAGACCTCCGACCCGGCATCGGCACGGCTCGCTCGCCGCGCGGTTCGCTTGCTGGAAGGTGACGAGGTTCGGGTGGAGAGCGTGGCGAAGCAGCTTGGCGTCACGGCGCGGCATCTTCGCCGCGCCTTCACGGAGAGCGTCGGCATCGGGCCGAAGGACTTCGCGCGGGCCGCTCGCCTTCAGCGTGCCGTGGGGATGGCGGCGACCTCGAAGGACTGGGGACACATCGCCGCATCCGCGGGCTATTACGACCAGGCGCACCTCATTGCCAACTTCCGGGAGCTCGTCGGGCTCACCCCGGGTGCCTTCCTGAAGCGTGAAGGTGCTCGCGGAGCTGTAGCCGACCGGCTCCGCGACCTCGGCAACGGTGACGCTTCGCCGTGCCCCGTCCCGGTGCAGGCATGA
- a CDS encoding M12 family metallopeptidase, with the protein MLRSTSKAALVALFIPCLLLTACGEEGLESRPGLDPELARVPAGAPVREGYAWNAARGKLVPVKYAEVDGLAILEGDMVLGTVEEMEARVRAVKARGGLDALGVQAQGVAITGANFRWPDSQVPYSIDPALPNQVRITDAINHWQARTHLRFVQRTVLNAALYPDYVHFQSGPGCSAHVGRIGGKQSVSLAGTCTTGNVIHEIGHALGLWHEQSREDRNAYVNIRYENIIAGDAFNFDQHIADGDDILGYDYGSIMHYPRTAFSRNGLPTIETLGGQAIGQRDALSITDAATVARLYSRTISLRSSGGYYVVAELGGGAMVDVNRTAVGAWERFRLVDRNGFELQTGDLVHLQTSNGNYVMAVNGGGSAMTATPTAPGDYETFRIWKMAGTGLLTIGTGDTVALATLDLANTRYVVAENGGGGRLNATTTSLNLGPWNNFVITFE; encoded by the coding sequence ATGCTTCGAAGCACATCGAAGGCTGCTCTGGTAGCACTGTTCATCCCCTGCCTGCTGCTCACCGCCTGTGGTGAGGAAGGTTTGGAGTCGCGTCCCGGTCTGGACCCGGAACTGGCCAGGGTGCCGGCTGGCGCCCCGGTTCGCGAGGGCTACGCCTGGAATGCCGCGAGAGGGAAGCTGGTGCCGGTGAAGTATGCCGAGGTGGATGGACTGGCCATCCTCGAGGGAGACATGGTCCTCGGCACGGTGGAGGAGATGGAGGCGCGCGTGCGCGCGGTGAAGGCCCGGGGCGGCCTCGACGCCCTGGGAGTCCAGGCCCAGGGCGTGGCCATCACCGGGGCGAACTTTCGCTGGCCCGACTCCCAGGTGCCCTACAGCATCGACCCGGCCCTGCCAAACCAGGTGCGGATCACGGACGCCATCAACCACTGGCAAGCGCGTACGCACCTGCGCTTCGTGCAACGCACCGTGCTCAACGCAGCCCTTTACCCGGACTACGTTCACTTCCAGTCAGGCCCCGGGTGCAGTGCCCACGTGGGACGGATTGGTGGCAAGCAATCGGTGTCGTTGGCTGGCACGTGCACCACGGGCAACGTCATCCATGAAATCGGACATGCGCTGGGCCTCTGGCACGAGCAGTCACGCGAGGACCGCAATGCGTACGTGAACATCCGGTACGAGAACATCATCGCGGGCGATGCGTTCAACTTCGACCAGCACATCGCCGACGGCGACGACATCCTCGGCTATGACTACGGCTCCATCATGCACTACCCCAGGACGGCGTTCTCGAGGAACGGGCTGCCCACCATCGAGACACTGGGGGGGCAGGCCATCGGGCAGCGCGATGCGCTGAGCATCACGGACGCGGCAACCGTGGCGCGTCTCTACTCGAGAACCATCTCCCTGCGTTCCTCGGGCGGCTACTACGTGGTGGCCGAGCTCGGCGGCGGCGCCATGGTGGACGTCAACCGCACCGCCGTGGGTGCCTGGGAGAGGTTCCGACTGGTGGACCGCAACGGCTTCGAGCTGCAAACCGGCGACCTCGTCCACCTGCAGACGTCCAACGGCAACTATGTCATGGCCGTGAACGGTGGCGGCTCGGCGATGACAGCCACCCCCACGGCGCCTGGCGACTATGAAACCTTCCGCATCTGGAAGATGGCTGGCACGGGCCTCCTCACCATCGGCACCGGAGACACCGTGGCCCTGGCGACGCTCGATCTCGCCAACACCCGCTACGTGGTGGCCGAGAACGGCGGCGGTGGCAGGCTGAACGCCACCACCACCAGCCTCAACTTGGGTCCTTGGAACAATTTCGTCATTACCTTCGAGTGA
- a CDS encoding DUF998 domain-containing protein yields the protein MRTIAFACALLSLLILAGATIAGGLAYPGYDHLRQYISELGATGAETGPAVSLSFMVSGALLAAFWLMCAGLFPKSPLLLVGFGLSVLNGLGLFFSGVFRCDFRCSLESPSRAAMLHELLGGLGYLAGLVGVLVIGLAMRSRPAGRGLFNVALLCGVPAAMGLGLLQPAFEFYGAAQRVVELSLAVWTVAVALFVRRPAGAVG from the coding sequence TTGCGAACCATTGCCTTTGCCTGCGCGCTCCTGAGCCTGCTCATCCTGGCGGGTGCGACCATCGCGGGCGGCCTGGCCTACCCGGGCTACGACCATCTTCGGCAGTACATCAGTGAGCTGGGGGCGACGGGCGCGGAGACCGGACCGGCGGTCAGTCTCTCCTTCATGGTCTCGGGCGCCCTGCTGGCTGCCTTCTGGCTGATGTGCGCCGGCCTGTTTCCGAAGTCGCCGCTGCTGCTCGTCGGCTTCGGCCTCAGCGTGCTGAACGGCCTCGGCTTGTTCTTCAGCGGCGTCTTCCGCTGCGACTTCCGGTGCTCGCTGGAATCGCCCAGCAGGGCGGCGATGCTGCACGAGCTCCTCGGCGGGCTCGGCTATCTGGCCGGGCTCGTCGGGGTCCTCGTCATCGGCCTGGCGATGCGGAGCCGCCCCGCCGGCCGCGGCCTGTTCAACGTCGCTCTGCTGTGCGGCGTGCCGGCGGCCATGGGGCTCGGGTTGCTCCAGCCCGCCTTCGAATTCTACGGCGCCGCGCAGCGGGTGGTCGAGCTCTCGCTGGCCGTGTGGACCGTGGCCGTCGCCCTTTTCGTCCGCCGCCCTGCCGGAGCCGTCGGATGA
- a CDS encoding DUF6992 family protein, whose amino-acid sequence MSPLSRSVRSSLVLGLLFLALPVVAQEQVPEPAAPSAREWLAAHNAEAVHLNRVAMGVLFGWAVLNIGTGVAGHFATEGEKRAFFQANAAWNVVNLAIAGFGYHGQATAEPATWDLARSLAEGQKMEKLLLLNTGLDVGYLAFGAFLWERGLRKDSERLRGWGKSLLVQGGFLFAFDAVLWFLNSRLDGQLTARLVPAPGGVGLMLTWP is encoded by the coding sequence ATGTCCCCGCTGTCCCGTAGCGTGCGCTCCAGCCTCGTCCTGGGGTTGCTCTTCCTGGCGCTGCCCGTGGTGGCCCAGGAACAGGTACCCGAGCCCGCTGCGCCCTCGGCCCGCGAGTGGCTGGCCGCGCACAACGCGGAGGCCGTGCACCTCAACCGCGTGGCCATGGGGGTGCTGTTCGGCTGGGCGGTGCTGAACATCGGCACCGGCGTGGCGGGACACTTCGCCACCGAGGGTGAGAAGCGCGCCTTCTTCCAGGCCAACGCGGCGTGGAACGTCGTCAATCTGGCCATCGCCGGGTTCGGCTACCACGGGCAGGCCACCGCGGAGCCGGCCACGTGGGACCTGGCGCGCAGCCTCGCCGAGGGGCAGAAGATGGAGAAGCTGCTCCTGCTCAACACGGGCCTGGACGTGGGCTACCTCGCCTTCGGCGCGTTCCTGTGGGAGCGCGGGCTGCGCAAGGACTCAGAGCGGCTGCGCGGGTGGGGGAAGAGCCTGCTGGTGCAGGGAGGCTTCCTCTTCGCCTTCGACGCCGTGCTGTGGTTCCTCAACTCGCGGCTGGATGGACAGCTCACCGCGCGGCTGGTGCCCGCGCCGGGCGGAGTAGGGCTGATGCTGACGTGGCCGTGA
- a CDS encoding thioredoxin family protein, with product MKPVFTALALGTLFVGAPVFADAEVGKPAPAFTLKDEAGKEHSLAQYKGKVVVLEWTNPECPFVKRHYDADTMANTLKGFDAKKVVWLAVDSTAHNTPDKSAAWKKTEGFIYPVLQDASGTVGKSFGAKTTPHMYIIDAEGVVRYAGAIDDDPRGKSDKKVNHVKTAVDAVLSGKPVPAATTTPYGCSVKYKS from the coding sequence ATGAAGCCTGTCTTCACCGCACTCGCGCTCGGTACGCTGTTCGTGGGCGCCCCCGTCTTCGCGGACGCCGAGGTGGGCAAGCCCGCGCCGGCCTTCACGCTGAAGGACGAGGCCGGCAAGGAGCACTCGCTGGCGCAGTACAAGGGCAAGGTCGTGGTGCTCGAGTGGACCAACCCCGAGTGCCCGTTCGTGAAGCGGCACTATGACGCCGACACCATGGCCAACACGCTGAAGGGCTTCGACGCCAAGAAGGTGGTGTGGCTGGCGGTGGACTCCACGGCGCACAACACGCCGGACAAGTCCGCGGCCTGGAAGAAGACGGAGGGCTTCATCTACCCGGTACTGCAGGACGCGAGCGGCACGGTGGGCAAGTCCTTCGGCGCGAAGACGACGCCGCACATGTACATCATCGATGCCGAGGGCGTGGTTCGCTACGCGGGCGCCATCGACGACGACCCGCGCGGCAAGAGCGACAAGAAGGTCAACCACGTGAAGACCGCGGTGGACGCGGTGCTGTCCGGCAAGCCGGTGCCCGCCGCCACCACCACGCCGTACGGCTGCTCGGTGAAGTACAAGAGCTGA